The genome window ACCGGTGATGAGGGTGCCGGTGGCAAAGGCGATGCCCAGTTCCACGCCGGACAGGCCGATCGTGTCCCAGATCTTGCGGCGCGTGATCAAATAAAGGATGCCGGCCACAAAAGTCGCCAGGAAGGCCAGGCCAGCCGCCGCGTTGTTGCCCATATGAATGTAGAAGATGCGCTGGGCCGCCTGCTCTGCACCCTGCAAATTGGCCGCGGGCGGCGCCCAGATCAGCGCCATATAAAGGAAGATGACCAGGGCCACGCCGGTGATGATATTCAGAATGGTGAGGGGAAGACTGCGCTGTGCGGTCATGTACGGTTTCTCTCCTCTCTCTGTGATTCTCGCTCTTTCTCGCTATTCTTCGACAATGAAATCAAACGTCATGAACGACGCCGCCAGGTACATGATGTCGAACACCAACAGCACCTGGAGCCAATTGCTCAGCTCAGCCAGGGTGTCGCCGTCCAACAGACCGCCGGTGGCGCGCACCCCCGCGATGATGACCGGCACCATGACCGGCAGCAGCAGGATGGGCAGGAGCACCTCGCGCGCACGGGTGTTGACCGCTAACGCGGCGAAGATGGTGCCCACCGCGGCAAAGCCAATCGTGCCCAGCAGGACGATCAGCAGCACGGCCGGCGCCCACAGCGCCACGTTGAAAAGCACGCTGCACAGGGGAATCAAGAAGGCTTCGACCACCAGTATGAAGACCAGGTTCGCCAACATCTTGCCAAAATAGATCGCGCTGCGATCCACCGGCGTCAGCAACAGGCCTTCCAGACTGCCCTTGTCCTTC of Candidatus Amarolinea dominans contains these proteins:
- a CDS encoding heme exporter protein CcmB; protein product: MRYLRKIAAVFWKDVTAELRTKDIFSAMFVFALLSVIIFQFAFDLRVDNAVQVVPGVLWVAISFSGVLGLNRSFALEKDKGSLEGLLLTPVDRSAIYFGKMLANLVFILVVEAFLIPLCSVLFNVALWAPAVLLIVLLGTIGFAAVGTIFAALAVNTRAREVLLPILLLPVMVPVIIAGVRATGGLLDGDTLAELSNWLQVLLVFDIMYLAASFMTFDFIVEE